From the genome of Corallococcus macrosporus DSM 14697:
GCGGGCGCATCACCCCGGAGACGCGCGTGGTGTGGGAGGTGGCCTATCCCAACGCCTTCCGCGACCTCATCGAGAAGCACACCGCGGACGCGGGCGTGGAGCCGGACCTGCTGCAGGCGTTGATGCGGGAGGAGAGCGCGCTGGACCCCAAGGCGCTGTCATGGGCCGGCGCGCTGGGCCTCACGCAGTTGATGCCCTCCACCGCGCGGAGCGTGGCGCGCGAGCTGAAGCTCAAGCGCTTCAGCGTGAACCAGCTCCTCCAGCCCGACCTCAACATCCGCCTGGGCGCGCACTACCTGGGCGGCCTGCTCAAGCGCTTCAAGGGCCACACGCCCTACGCGGTGGGCAGCTACAACGCCGGCCCCGGCGCCGTGAATCGTTGGAGGTCCGACAAGCCGGACCTGGCGCTGGACGCGTGGGTGGAGGAGATCCCCATCTCCGAGACGCGCGGCTACATCAAGCGCGTGCTGCGCTCCTTCAACACGTACCAGCTCCTGTATGGACGGGCGCCCAAGCTGCCCGTGCTCAAGAGCGCCGCGAAGTAGGTGCCCCGGCGTCACCCGGGCGCGAACCGGGTGGTGTTGATGGAGAATTCGCGCGGAATGGGGGGTGGACACGGCCTGTTATGTCCACGCCCGGAAAAAGGGCGCGTGTGAGAGGTGGACCCCCTATGCAACCGGCCGGAAACGTGACACACGGCCAGGGCCGCCCTTTCACACGGTGTGGCAGCCAGCTCAATTCATGAGGCTGGCAGAGAAAGAAGAAGAGAAGCGTAATGGCGACTGGTACCGTGAAGTGGTTCAACGATGCGAAGGGCTTTGGGTTCATCATGCAGGACGGCGGCGGCGAGGACCTCTTCTGCCACCACACTGCGATTCAGACCCAGGGCTTCCGCACGCTGCAGGAAGGCCAGAAGGTCGAGTTCGACGTGGCCCGTGGCCCCAAGGGCCTGCAGGCTCAGAACGTTCGCCCGGTCTGAGTTCCTACTGAGCGCTCCCAGCGCTTGGTCCGAAGGCCCGGTCTCCCGAGGGAGGCTGGGCCTTTTCCTTTTGTCACCCCGATGTTCCGGGGCCCGCCTGGAACTTGCCCGGCGGCTCTCCTAGACTCGGGGGCGTGGGCGCCCCGTCGAACAGTGGAGACGGTGGGAAGAATGCGCTCTTGCGCGCGCTCCCCTCCGTCGAGCAGCTCCTGCGGCGCCCGTCGCTGGAACCCCTGTTGAGCGGCGTCCCCCGGGCTCGCGCCGTGGCCGCGCTCCGGTTGGCGGTGGACCGTGCCCGGGGCCGGCTGGTGGCCTCGGGCGGGCCTGGCTTCGACGACGCGGACGTGCGGCACGCGCTGGCCACGCTGGCCACGCCGGGGCTGCGGCCCGTGCTCAACGCCACCGGGGTGGTGCTGCACACCAACCTGGGCCGCGCGCCCCTGGCGGCCTCGGCGGTGGCGCGCGTGGCGGAGGTGGCCCGGGGGTACTCGAACCTCGAATACGACCTGGATGAGGGGGAGCGGGGCAGCCGCTACGCGCCGCTGGTGGGCCTGCTGCGCTCGCTGACGGGCGCGGAGGACGCGGTGGTGGTGAACAACTGCGCGGGCGCGGTGCTGCTGGTGCTGGCGGCGCTGGCGGCCGGCCGCGAGTGCGTCGTGTCGCGCGGGGAGCTGGTGGAGATTGGCGGCGGGTTCCGCGTCCCGGAGGTGATGAAGCAGTCCGGCGCGAAGCTGGTGGAGGTGGGCACCACCAACCGCACGCGGCTGTCGGACTACGCGGCGGCGCTGGGGCCGGAGACGGCGCTGCTGGTGAAGGTGCACCGCTCCAACTTCGCGCTGGTGGGCTTCACGGAAGAGGTGGAGGTGGCGGAGCTCTCCGCGCTGGGGCGGGCGCGCGGCGTGCCCGTGTTCCAGGACCTGGGCGCGGGCGCGCTGGTGCCGCTGAAGGGCCCGGGCTCGAGCCAGGAGCTCACGGTGGCGCAGGCCGTGTCCGCGGGCGCGGACGTGGTGGCCTTTTCGGGAGACAAGCTGTTGGGAGGACCCCAGGCGGGGGTCGTGGTGGGCCGGTCCGCGCTGATTTCGCGCATCAAGGCCCACCCGCTCATGCGGGCCCTGCGGGTGGACAAGCTGACGGTCGCCGCGCTCGAAGCCACCCTGGTGCTGTACCGGGATGGCCGGGCGGACGAGGTGCCGGTGCACCGTCTGCTCGCCCAGCCGCCGGAGGACCTGCGCGCCCGGGCGGTGCGGCTGCAGGGCCTGCTGGCGGGGCGGGGTGTGCGTGCGCGGGTGGCCAGCGTGGTGGGGCAGGTGGGTGGGGGTGCCATGCCGCTGGCCGGGTTGCCGTCCTCCGCGTGCATCCTCACCCTAGAGAAGCCGGAAGCATTCCTGGAGCGCCTGCGCGCGGGAATGCCGCCGGTTATTGGCAGGATCACGGATGGCGAGGTGCTCCTCGACGTCCGGTGTCTCGAGGAGGAGGAGCTCCAGGCGGTCGCCGACGCCGTCACGGCCGCCATTCCAGGGAACCCGCCATGATCAACAGCGCCGTGCTTGTCCTCAACCGGTACTACCAGCCGGTGCATGTCACCTCGGTGAAACGGGCGTTTTCGCTCCTGTACCTGGGGGTGGCCAAGGCCATCGACTCGCAGTACCGGTTGTATGAGTTCGCGGATTGGGCGGAGCTGAGCGCCACGCAGGACTGCATCACCACCATCGACCGCACCATCCGCGTGCCCCGCGTCCTGGTGCTCAGCGCGTATGACCACCTGCCCCGTGGGCGGGTGCGCTTCTCCCGGCTCAACATCTACGCGCGCGACAACGACACCTGCCAGTACTGCGGGCAGAACCTGCCGCGCAGCGAGCTGAACCTGGACCACGTCATGCCGCGGACCCAGGGCGGCAAGACGACGTGGGAGAACGTCGTGTGCTCCTGCGTGCCCTGCAACCTCAGGAAGGGCGGGCGCACGCCGGAGCAGGCCCACATGAAGCTGCTCAAGAAGCCGGTGCGCCCGCGCTGGACGCCGCTGTTCCGGGGCGCCACCCGCAAGGTGACGTACCGGGAGTGGCTGCCATTCCTTCACCTGGCGGATGCCTCGTACTGGAACGTGGAGCTGCTGGACGAGTAGCGCCTGCCCGGTGGGCGTCCAGGCGCGCTGACGCCGTGGGACGCCCGGGTGACTTCCCGGGAGTGACGGGTTTCCAGCGCACGCGCGGGCGGGGATGTTCCACTGAACGGATGCGGAAGGTCGGGGAGTCGACGCGACCTCGGGTTCGCGATTTGATGGGGGGGCATGTCCCAACCCTCGCGAGCGCCCCGGGCGGAGTCCCGAGCCCTGGGCCCCACGGAGCCAGGCCCCATGGTCTCCGGCCCCCCTGGTCTGTCACGTCGTCCTCGTCCCCGGCGCATCATCGCGGTGGGAGGCGGGAAGGGCGGCATTGGCAAGTCCATGGTGTCCGCCAACCTGGGCGTGGCCCTGGCGCAGTCAGGCGCCAACGTGCTGCTGGTGGACGTGGACCTGGGCGGGGCGAACCTGCACACGTGCCTGGGGGTGGGGCAGCCCAACGCGACGCTGTCCGACTTCCTGCGCCGGAACAAGGCGCAGATTGAAGAGGTCATCATCCCCACCGGCGTGCCCCGGCTGTCGCTGATCGCCGGCGCGCAGGACGCGCTGGACGCGGCCAACCTCAAGTACGCGCAGAAGCAGAAGCTGCTGCGGACGTTGATGGCCACGTCGGCGGACTACCTCATCCTGGACCTGGGCGCGGGGACCAGCTTCAACACCATCGACTTCTTCATCCTCGCGGACCACGGCGTGCTGGTGATGCTGCCCGAGCCCACGTCGGTGGAGAACGCCTACCGCTTCGCCAAGGCGGCCTTCTTCCGCAAGCTCCAGCAGGTGGAGGCGCAGTACGGCATCGAGGACCTGGTGGAGGACGCGCTCACCACCCGCGAGGGCGCGCTGCGCACGCTGCATGACGTGCTGGCGCAGGCCCGGCGCAAGGACCCGGCCATCGCGGAGCGCCTGGAGCGGGAGCTGTCCGCGTTCCGCATCCGCCTCGTCGTGAACCAGGCGCGCACGGACGCGGACCTGTCCGTGGGGACCTCGGTGGCCGCCGCGTGGAAGAAGTTCTTCGGCATCGACATGGATGTCCTGGGCGCCATTCGCTACGACGACGAGGCGTGGCGCGCGGTGCGCAAGCGCAAGCCCGTCCTCATCGAGCGGCCGGATTCCGCGGCGGCCACTGCCATTCAGGGCATCGCAACGCGTATCCTCGCGATTGACGGTTCCCCTCAGCGCTCCCCACCATGAAGCCCTTCGAGCAGCAGACCTACTACGAGATTCTCGAAGTCCCCGTCACCGCGCCGCTGGAGGAGATCCGCGCGGCGTATGAACGGCTGATGGAGCTGTATTCGCCGGACTCCATCGCCGTGTACGCGCTCGTGGACGAGGGCCAGGTGGACGGGCTGCGCGCCCGGATGGCCGAGGCCCTGGAGATCCTCTCCGACGAAGAGCTGCGTGCCGAGTACGACAAGGACCTGGGACTCCCGGCGCGCCGGTTGATGGACGCGGCGGCGTCGGGTGGCGAGGTGACGCCGGCGGAAAAGCGTGCCGAGCCGGAGCGCGTCGGGGTTGCCGCTACGCACGGGGACGAACAGACTGGCCCGCGTTCAACGCAGGTCCCCCAGGCGGGGACGGACGGGAGGCCAGGGGCAGTGCGAGACGTGCCGGTGGAGGACTCGGAGACCGCGAGCACGGAGCGGAGCGGAGCGGAGGAGGGCGCCGCCAGGGCGACGGAGCCGCGGGTGGAGCCACTGGCCGCGGTTTCGGGACAGGCGGACTTCCGGGCCTCGTTCTTCCGGGGGTTCTCGTTCGCGTACGTGTCCAGCTCGTTGCAGGACACGCAGCGGCTGGGCAGCGCGGTGGATGTCCCCGCCGCGGCGATTCAGCCCCGGCCGGACAGCGGCTCCGCGACGGGCGCGAGCGTCCCGGCTTCGAGTGGGGAGGCCGCCGCGCCGACGACCGCGACGGTGGCCACCGTCAGCGCCCCGGCTCCGGTCAGCGAACCCGCTGCGGCGCCTGTTGCCGCGGTCTCGACGACGGCCACCCTCGTTTCGGCCACGGAGGCCCCGGCGGCGCCTGCTGCCGCGGCCTCCGCCGCTGCACCGGCAGCCCCCGTCAGCGCTCCGGCTCTGGGGGAGGAGGCCCTGGTGAATGACTCGGTCGCTCCGGCCACTGACACCCCGCCCGCGCAGGGCGCTCCGGTGGGCGTCGCGCCGGCTCCCTCGCCCTCGGCGCCTGCCACCGGGGCGACCCCGGCGCAGGATGCCCCGGTCAGCGTCGCTTCAGGTCCATCCACCTCGGCCCCTGACGCCGCGCCCGTGGCCCCTCCGGCTCCGGTCGCGACTGTCACGCCACCGGCTCCAGCGAGCGCCAGTCCGGCGCCCGGCCCCGACTCCACGGCCATCGTCCCGGTCAGCCCCACGTCCACCCAGGCCGAGCAGGGCAGGCCGGTGTCGCGTCCCGGACGCCTGGGGGACGCGCCGCAGATTGCCCAGGACTCGGCCATCGCCACGGCGGAGGCGGCGCTGGCGCAGGTGTCCCAGGCCGCGTCCCGCGCCCGTGAGCCCCGGCCTCGCATTCCGGACATCCCGTCCGACGCCGAGTTCAATGGCGAGCTGCTCCGCCAGGTCCGCGAGGCCCGGGGGATGACCCTCCAGCAGGTCGCCGACCGCACCCGCATCTCTCGCGGGCACCTGGAGAACGTGGAGGCGGACCGCTACAACGCGCTCCCGGCGGCGGTCTACCTGCGAGGTATCCTGATGAACCTGGCCCGCGAGCTGGGGCTGGACCCGCTCCGCGTCTCCAAGAGCTACCTCGCCCTGTCTTCCGAGAAGTCAGGCAAGAAGTAGGGGAGCCGGCCGGAAACGCCCGGAGGTCACCGGCGTTGCGAGGAAAGTTGACTCCCCTCCGGCCGCTGCCTAAGTAGGTGTCACGATGACGGACGAGGAAAAGGTCAAGGCGATGCGGCTCGCCCGTGCGATTGCCTCGGATATCTCGCTCTACAACGAGCAGAAGATCATCAAGGGAATCGAACAGGACAACCTCTTCGAGGTCCTCAAGGAGGAACTGGAAGAGGGCCGCGAGCTCTACAAGAGCCGCGTCAGCCAGGAGATCTTCACGAAGATGAATTTCTTCGAGCGGGCGATCAACGACATCGTCCTGCGCTCGAAGGCGCATGTGAAGTCGAAGATCTGGTAACCCCCTCCCCGTGGTAGCGCCCGACACGCGAGAGCACCGCGCTCCGCCCGAAGCCCGAGGCGAGCGCGTGGACCAGTATCTCGCGCGGGCCTTCCCGGACCTCACGCGCTCCCGCATCCATGGCCTCATCGAGGCCGGGCATGTGCTCGCGGATGGCCAGCCCGCCAAGCCGGCGCGGCGCCTCCGCGGCGGAGAGCTCCTCGTCCTCCACGTCCCCGCGCCCGTGCCCGCCGTCCCCGTGGCGGAGGAGCTGCCGCTGGCGCTGCTGCACGAGGACCGCGACCTCGTCGTCGTCGACAAGGCGGCTGGCATGGTCGTCCACCCGGGCGCCGGCCACGCCTCTGGCACCCTGGTCAACGCGCTGCTGCACCGGGTGAAGGACCTGGCCGGCGTGGGCGGCGAGCTGCGGCCCGGCATCGTCCACCGGCTCGACAAGGACACCACGGGCTGCCTCGTGGTGGCCAAGAATGAGCAGACGCTGGTCGCGCTCCAGAAGGCCTTCAAGACGCGCGCGGTGGCGAAGACGTACCTGGCCCTGGTGCACGGCGTGCCGCCGGCGGAGGGCCGCATTGAAACGCTCTACGGCCGTCACCCCGTCCACCGTCAGCGCTTCACGGGCAAGGTGAAGGAGGGCAAGAGCGCCATCACCGTGTACCGCGTCCTCGAGGCCTTCGACGGCGCCGCGCTGGTGGAGGTGGACCTGCTCACCGGCCGCACGCACCAGATTCGCGTGCACCTGTCCGAGGCCGGCCACCCCCTGCTGGGTGACGCGCTCTACGGCGCCGGGCGCAAGGCGAAGGGCGCCGCGGCGGAGGCCCAGGAGCGGCTGGGCCGTCAGGCGCTCCACGCGTGGCGCCTGTCCTTCGCGCACCCGCGCACCCACAAGGTGCTGAAGCTGGAGGCGCCCGTGCCCGCGGACCTGGAGGCGGCCCTGACGCTGCTCCGGGCCACGCTCCCCGCGCCGGCCGCGCCGCCAGGGAAGCCCGCGCCCCGGAAGGCGGCGGGCGCCAGGCGGACTACAGGCCGGACACGCTGAGCGACTGCTGCCGCTTGGACAGCACCTTCACGGGCTGGATGGCCATGACCCGCATGAAGACGGACAGCAGCTCCGGGTCGAACTTGTTCCGCATCTCCGACCACATCAGCATCAGCGCCACCTCCGGGCCGTAGGCGTCCCGGTACGGGCGCTTGGACGTGAGGGCGTCGTACGCGTCGCAGATGGCGATGATCTTCGCGTACACCCCGAGGTTCGTCTTCGGGATGATCATCTGGATGTTGCCGCGCGAGTCGCGCACGGCGGTCCCGAAGTCCGTCTTGTGCTCGAACGTCGTGACCACGCGCAGCAGCGTGGAGCGGCTGAAGCCCTTCTCCATCAGGATGTTGCGCACGGAGATGAGCGGCGCGCGCTGCACCGTCTGCTTCTCCTCGGGCGTCAGGGCGCCGCGCTTGGTGGACAGCTCCTCCGACAGCGTGGCCATGCCGGCGTCGTGGAAGAGGGCGATGTAGCCCAAGTCCCGAAGCTGCGGCTTCGTCAGCCCCAGCTCCGCGCCGAACACGACGCTCATCAGGCACACGTTGACCTGGTGGTACACGAGGTAGTCGTCCTCGCGCCGCATGGTCGTCATGCCCAGGAAGTGCGTCCGCTGCTCGTAGGAGATGTCGACGAAGTCCTGCACCAGGCGCAGCGCCTTGGAGGCGTTGATGGGCTTCCCGGCCCGCACCGACTCCAGGTACTTGGTGAGGAAGAACACCGCGCGCGCGTAGATGGTCATCGCGTACTTCTTGCGGTCCACCTTCTGGTCGCCCGGGTTGTCCAGGTCCTTGTTCAGCTTCTCCTTCAGCTTGGAGAACTTGGCCACCCGCATGTTGAGCAGCTTGCGGTTGGACAGGCCGTCCTCTTCGGACGCCGTCGTCTGCTCCTTGCTGAAGATCCAGATGAAGTTCTTCAGCTCCGGCACGGTGACGGGCTTGGTGAGCGTGAAGCCCCCCACGTCCTTCGCGCGCAGCTCCGCCAGCAGGTAGCGCTGGTTCTCGATGGAGTTGAGGTCCACCTTCACCAGCATGCCGTTCAGGTAGAAGGACTCCTTGACGCCCGTGAGCTCCAGGCGGCCTTCCTTGCCGATGATTTGATTGATGATGTCCTGGAGCTGGTGCAGCGGCTTCTGGAAGACGGCGTTCTCCGGGTCATACATCTTCACCGAGCGCACCAGCATGTAGAGGCCGGCCACCAGCGAGCGCGCCAGGCCCTGGAGCTTCTCGTTGTGCTCGCGGCCGAACTCGCTGGTGCTCTCGTCCTGCGACTGGGTGATTTTCAGGTTGTCGGCCATGCGCCTATGCCTCCTCCGCCAGCGCCGAGTCGCCGAAGAGCGCCTTCTTCGTCTGGTACATCGCCTTGCGGGCCGAGGTGAGGACCTCCAGGGGCTGGCTCTTGTCCTCCACCACCGCCTGCAACATCTTGTAGCCCTGGATGGAGCACGCGCCGCCCAGGCCGTGGATGGCCAGCAGCTTGTCCTCCAGCACCCGCTTCTTGTTGAGCAGCGAGGGCTTCACGGCGAGCATCTGCTGCATCATCGACAGGGCGCCCGGGGTGCCGGTGGAGCCGATGGCCGCGTACACCGCGGCGCGCTCGTCCGGCGTCTTCTTCTCGAAGCCCGGCTCCCTCACCAGCCGCATCAGGTCCACGTAGCCCTTGTCGCGGTCGAACTCCGGCAGCAGCTTCGCCGCCAGCATCCGCACCTGGGAGATGGGGTCCGCCAGCGCGTCCACGATGATGCGCCGGGCGTCCCCCGTCCGGCCGCGGCCGATGATGTTGAGGACCTCCAGCTTCACGACCAGGTTGGGGCTCTTCAGCACCTGGCCGAACATCTTCACCCGGTCCGGGTGGTTGCTCTTCTCCAAGATGTGGACCATGTCGCGCACTGTCTGCGGCCGCTCTGACATCAGCCGGGACACGAAGGGCTCGGGCAGCTCACGCGCGAACCCGGCGAGCGCGTCACACAGCAGGGTGCGGTTGTCGGCGACCTCGATGGTCTCCAGCACCGACAGCAGGGGGATGATGGAGTCCCGGCCCAGCACCTGGAGGTAGCGGGACACGTCCGCGGGGTTCTTCGGGCGCGTCGACTTGAGCGACTCGCCCACGCGCATCAGGCGCTGCTCCTCGCCCATCTTGTGGAGGAAGTTCTCCAGCATCTTCGCCAGGTCCTCGTTGCC
Proteins encoded in this window:
- a CDS encoding cold-shock protein, which gives rise to MATGTVKWFNDAKGFGFIMQDGGGEDLFCHHTAIQTQGFRTLQEGQKVEFDVARGPKGLQAQNVRPV
- a CDS encoding HNH endonuclease; its protein translation is MINSAVLVLNRYYQPVHVTSVKRAFSLLYLGVAKAIDSQYRLYEFADWAELSATQDCITTIDRTIRVPRVLVLSAYDHLPRGRVRFSRLNIYARDNDTCQYCGQNLPRSELNLDHVMPRTQGGKTTWENVVCSCVPCNLRKGGRTPEQAHMKLLKKPVRPRWTPLFRGATRKVTYREWLPFLHLADASYWNVELLDE
- a CDS encoding HD-GYP domain-containing protein: MADNLKITQSQDESTSEFGREHNEKLQGLARSLVAGLYMLVRSVKMYDPENAVFQKPLHQLQDIINQIIGKEGRLELTGVKESFYLNGMLVKVDLNSIENQRYLLAELRAKDVGGFTLTKPVTVPELKNFIWIFSKEQTTASEEDGLSNRKLLNMRVAKFSKLKEKLNKDLDNPGDQKVDRKKYAMTIYARAVFFLTKYLESVRAGKPINASKALRLVQDFVDISYEQRTHFLGMTTMRREDDYLVYHQVNVCLMSVVFGAELGLTKPQLRDLGYIALFHDAGMATLSEELSTKRGALTPEEKQTVQRAPLISVRNILMEKGFSRSTLLRVVTTFEHKTDFGTAVRDSRGNIQMIIPKTNLGVYAKIIAICDAYDALTSKRPYRDAYGPEVALMLMWSEMRNKFDPELLSVFMRVMAIQPVKVLSKRQQSLSVSGL
- a CDS encoding P-loop NTPase, yielding MVSGPPGLSRRPRPRRIIAVGGGKGGIGKSMVSANLGVALAQSGANVLLVDVDLGGANLHTCLGVGQPNATLSDFLRRNKAQIEEVIIPTGVPRLSLIAGAQDALDAANLKYAQKQKLLRTLMATSADYLILDLGAGTSFNTIDFFILADHGVLVMLPEPTSVENAYRFAKAAFFRKLQQVEAQYGIEDLVEDALTTREGALRTLHDVLAQARRKDPAIAERLERELSAFRIRLVVNQARTDADLSVGTSVAAAWKKFFGIDMDVLGAIRYDDEAWRAVRKRKPVLIERPDSAAATAIQGIATRILAIDGSPQRSPP
- a CDS encoding helix-turn-helix domain-containing protein, which codes for MKPFEQQTYYEILEVPVTAPLEEIRAAYERLMELYSPDSIAVYALVDEGQVDGLRARMAEALEILSDEELRAEYDKDLGLPARRLMDAAASGGEVTPAEKRAEPERVGVAATHGDEQTGPRSTQVPQAGTDGRPGAVRDVPVEDSETASTERSGAEEGAARATEPRVEPLAAVSGQADFRASFFRGFSFAYVSSSLQDTQRLGSAVDVPAAAIQPRPDSGSATGASVPASSGEAAAPTTATVATVSAPAPVSEPAAAPVAAVSTTATLVSATEAPAAPAAAASAAAPAAPVSAPALGEEALVNDSVAPATDTPPAQGAPVGVAPAPSPSAPATGATPAQDAPVSVASGPSTSAPDAAPVAPPAPVATVTPPAPASASPAPGPDSTAIVPVSPTSTQAEQGRPVSRPGRLGDAPQIAQDSAIATAEAALAQVSQAASRAREPRPRIPDIPSDAEFNGELLRQVREARGMTLQQVADRTRISRGHLENVEADRYNALPAAVYLRGILMNLARELGLDPLRVSKSYLALSSEKSGKK
- a CDS encoding RluA family pseudouridine synthase; this encodes MVAPDTREHRAPPEARGERVDQYLARAFPDLTRSRIHGLIEAGHVLADGQPAKPARRLRGGELLVLHVPAPVPAVPVAEELPLALLHEDRDLVVVDKAAGMVVHPGAGHASGTLVNALLHRVKDLAGVGGELRPGIVHRLDKDTTGCLVVAKNEQTLVALQKAFKTRAVAKTYLALVHGVPPAEGRIETLYGRHPVHRQRFTGKVKEGKSAITVYRVLEAFDGAALVEVDLLTGRTHQIRVHLSEAGHPLLGDALYGAGRKAKGAAAEAQERLGRQALHAWRLSFAHPRTHKVLKLEAPVPADLEAALTLLRATLPAPAAPPGKPAPRKAAGARRTTGRTR
- the selA gene encoding L-seryl-tRNA(Sec) selenium transferase gives rise to the protein MGAPSNSGDGGKNALLRALPSVEQLLRRPSLEPLLSGVPRARAVAALRLAVDRARGRLVASGGPGFDDADVRHALATLATPGLRPVLNATGVVLHTNLGRAPLAASAVARVAEVARGYSNLEYDLDEGERGSRYAPLVGLLRSLTGAEDAVVVNNCAGAVLLVLAALAAGRECVVSRGELVEIGGGFRVPEVMKQSGAKLVEVGTTNRTRLSDYAAALGPETALLVKVHRSNFALVGFTEEVEVAELSALGRARGVPVFQDLGAGALVPLKGPGSSQELTVAQAVSAGADVVAFSGDKLLGGPQAGVVVGRSALISRIKAHPLMRALRVDKLTVAALEATLVLYRDGRADEVPVHRLLAQPPEDLRARAVRLQGLLAGRGVRARVASVVGQVGGGAMPLAGLPSSACILTLEKPEAFLERLRAGMPPVIGRITDGEVLLDVRCLEEEELQAVADAVTAAIPGNPP